One Solanum lycopersicum chromosome 4, SLM_r2.1 DNA window includes the following coding sequences:
- the LOC101261917 gene encoding uncharacterized protein translates to MAGASQGGPNMDQFELFFRRADLDQDGRISGVEAVGFLKGSNLPQPVLAQIWTHADQSRTGYLSRPEFYNALKLVTVAQSKRELTPDIVKAALYGPASAKIPAPQINLAAVASPQSNSVGAAPAQQMGAGLPTASQNFGIRGQLPHATGMNQQYLTSQAGHSVRPPIPTAATASRPQQFVAGMNFPRGGSFTGPGLPNSNSSNDYLGSRQAAISTGPTMQPPNRGMSPLVPPVTQTLQGSLSLPSMTEVNTKATGSSGNGFASDTMFGGETFSASQSVPKKSSSTPNFSMMSSPTSSAMVPVTTESHASAKPDPFAAFNTLTRQSPGNQQPVTPSVSKPNQQASVQNILPVSSSGTPAGSVPPTPEQPQVPWPKMTRAGVQKYAKVFMEVDSDRDGKISGQQARDLFLNWRLPREVLKQVWDLADQDNDSMLSLREFCVALYLMERYREGRSLPSTLPNSVMLDETLLALAGPPTAAYGSTGWGPASGVRPPQGMPGVQPVAHPGLRSPMQGALPQSDRAMQFNQQNARATTSVNNSHMDQLSNGEQNMSESKGEETAAEENKDESKDKMLLDSKEKLEFYRTKMQDLVLYKSRCDNRLNEITERALTDKREAELLGKKYEEKYKQVAEIASKLTIEEASFRDTQERKLELQQAITKMEQGGSTDGILQVRADRIQHDLEELLKALVDRCKKHELNMKSTALIELPPGWQPGIPEISAVWDEDWDKFEDEGFSFDVAVPENSKSTSVQKESSPTHRESSDSMSNADAKSENHSAKGNNSTVETDLMYMHSDEESKSPQGSPREQTAFDSPSGEYSDNHFGKSFKTESETDRFDEPGWGTFDNNDDVDSVWGFSAKESDHVKHGEKHFFDSTDFGASPTRTESPGAESRYQKNSPFTFEDSVPGSPLSRAGTSPRYSVGSKDPFFDSFSRYDSFSTNDRASSPRKETLTRFDSINSASGFDHSRGYSFDDADPFGSSGPFKVSSESQNTKKSSDHWSSF, encoded by the exons ATGGCGGGGGCAAGTCAAGGAGGACCAAATATGGATCAATTTGAACTTTTCTTTCGTAGAGCTGATTTGGATCAAGATGGGAGAATCAGTGGTGTTGAAGCCGTTGGTTTTTTGAAAGGATCTAACTTGCCTCAACCTGTTTTAGCTCAG ATATGGACACATGCTGACCAGAGCCGTACTGGGTATCTTAGCCGTCCGGAGTTTTATAATGCTCTTAAACTTGTAACAGTGGCACAGAGTAAACGAGAATTAACACCAGATATTGTGAAGGCAGCTTTATATGGTCCTGCTTCTGCTAAAATCCCTGCTCCACAGATTAACCTTGCAGCGGTTGCTTCTCCCCAATCAAATTCAGTTGGTGCTGCACCTGCACAACAGATGGGTGCTGGTTTACCAACAGCCTCTCAAAATTTTGGCATCAGAGGACAGCTACCTCATGCAACAGGTATGAACCAACAATATCTAACTTCTCAAGCCGGCCACTCTGTGAGGCCACCTATTCCTACTGCAGCTACTGCATCACGTCCCCAGCAATTTGTTGCTGGCATGAATTTCCCCAGGGGTGGAAGTTTTACAGGTCCTGGTCTTCCAAACTCGAACAGTTCAAATGACTATCTCGGGAGCAGACAAGCAGCAATATCCACTGGACCTACTATGCAGCCTCCTAATAGAGGAATGAGCCCTTTGGTCCCTCCAGTTACGCAAACTCTTCAGGGATCTCTTTCACTACCTTCCATGACAGAAGTTAATACAAAAGCTACTGGTAGTTCTGGTAATGGTTTTGCGTCGGACACAATGTTTGGTGGTGAAACCTTCTCCGCAAGCCAATCTGTACCAAAGAAGTCTTCGTCTACTCCAAACTTTTCTATGATGAGTTCACCCACTTCTTCAGCTATGGTTCCAGTAACCACCGAGTCTCACGCTTCAGCCAAGCCTGACCCCTTTGCTGCATTTAATACTCTTACAAGGCAATCTCCTGGGAATCAGCAGCCAGTAACCCCATCTGTGTCTAAACCTAATCAACAGGCTTCTGTTCAGAATATTTTGCCAGTGTCATCATCTGGAACTCCAGCGGGTTCTGTACCTCCTACTCCTGAGCAGCCACAAGTTCCTTGGCCAAAAATGACAAGAGCAGGAGTTCAGAAGTATGCAAAAGTGTTTATGGAGGTGGATTCAGACAGAGATGGAAAAATCTCCGGTCAACAAGCGCGGGATTTATTCTTGAACTGGAGACTGCCAAGAG AGGTCTTGAAGCAGGTATGGGACTTGGCTGATCAAGATAATGACAGCATGCTCTCTTTGAGGGAGTTCTGTGTAGCTCTGTATTTGATGGAACGATATAGGGAAGGCCGCTCTCTTCCATCTACACTACCGAATAGCGTTATGCTTGATGAGACTCTGCTGGCCCTAGCAGGTCCACCGACTGCTGCTTATGGAAGCACTGGCTGGGGTCCTGCTTCTG GCGTACGACCTCCACAAGGGATGCCTGGTGTACAGCCAGTTGCACATCCTGGATTAAGATCTCCTATGCAGGGGGCATTACCTCAGTCTGACCGAGCGATGCAATTTAATCAGCAAAATGCTAGAGCAACAACATCAGTGAATAATTCTCATATGGACCAACTAAGTAATGGGGAGCAGAATATGTCGGAGTCAAAGGGAGAAGAAACAGCAGCAGAAGAGAATAAG GATGAAAGCAAGGACAAGATGCTTCTGGATTCTAAGGAGAAGCTTGAATTCTACCGCACAAAAATGCAGGATCTT GTTTTGTATAAAAGTAGATGTGATAACCGGCTTAATGAAATCACTGAAAGGGCATTGACTGATAAACGTGAG GCCGAGCTTCTTGgcaaaaaatatgaagagaAGTACAAGCAAGTTGCAGAAATTGCTTCTAAACTGACAATTGAAGAAGCATCATTTCGTGATACTCAA GAGAGAAAGCTGGAGTTGCAACAGGCAATCACTAAAATGGAACAAGGTGGCAGCACTGATGGTATTCTTCAG GTCCGTGCTGATCGCATACAACATGATCTTGAGGAGCTACTGAAGGCCTTGGTGGATCGTTGCAAGAAACACGAGCTTAATATGAAGTCAACTGCGTTAATTGAACTCCCCCCTG GCTGGCAACCTGGAATTCCGGAGATATCAGCTGTTTGGGATGAAGATTGGGATAAATTCGAAGATGAAG GATTTTCTTTTGATGTAGCTGTGCCTGAAAATTCCAAATCCACATCTGTTCAGAAGGAAAGTTCTCCGACTCATCGCGAATCCTCTGATTCTATGTCAAATGCTGATGCCAAGTCAGAAAACCATTCCGCTAAAGGAAACAATAGTACTGTTGAGACTGATTTGATGTATATGCATAGCGACGAAGAGTCAAAAAGTCCACAGGGAAGTCCACGAGAACAAACAGCATTTGATAGTCCTTCTGGTGAATACTCTGATAACCATTTCGGCAAGAGCTTTAAAACGGAATCTGAAACTGATAG ATTTGATGAACCTGGCTGGGGTACGTTTGACAATAATGATGATGTGGATTCTGTTTGGGGCTTCAGTGCTAAG GAGTCGGATCATGTGAAGCATGGAGAGAAACATTTCTTTGACTCAACTGATTTCGGTGCAAGTCCAACAAGGACAGAGTCTCCTGGGGCTGAAAGTAGATACCAGAAGAATAGCCCATTTACCTTTGAGGATTCAGTTCCTGGCTCACCACTTTCAAGAGCGGGAACTTCTCCTAGATATAGTGTAGGATCGAAAGATCCTTTCTTTGACAGTTTCTCAAGGTATGATTCCTTCAGTACAAATGATCGTGCATCTTCCCCACGAAAGGAGACCCTCACGAGGTTCGACTCCATAAATAGTGCCAGTGGTTTTGATCATAGTCGAGGATACTCATTTGATGACGCAGATCCATTTGGATCCAGTGGACCATTTAAGGTCTCATCTGAGAGTCAAAACACCAAGAAAAGTTCTGATCATTGGAGTTCGTTCTAG
- the LOC101262210 gene encoding uncharacterized protein At5g43822 isoform X2 — protein sequence MDVIIKKYQQRFRKVKEEMEKWNELQSRLLSQFNNASSIIQRLQILQDSKNYGALTCVEAIQEAVLLKQMNSLQNILLSMNETMEKFHVVVLSLDKMVRDGRQLIKGGSVQKNVKQLQQHVGMKPSIADCLDGLQLLYEMHQSDTFFRYRLKLSVISAISAFALQPSATDDLAALQQLLDDQPNIPKEEVWCGDYKVRFL from the exons ATGGACGTTATAATTAAAAAGTATCAGCAGAGATTCAGGAAAGTGAAGGAAGAGATGGAGAAGTGGAATGAGCTACAATCTCGATTACTATCTCAATTCAACAATGCTTCTTCCATCATTCAGAGGTTACAG ATTCTTCAGGATTCTAAGAACTATGGTGCTTTGACATGTGTTGAAGCCATTCAGGAAGCTGTCTTGCTGAAACAGATGAATTCTCTACAAAATATCTTGCTTTCAATGAATGAAACTAT GGAAAAGTTTCATGTGGTTGTGTTGTCGCTTGATAAGATGGTTCGTGATGGTAGACAGCTCATAAAAGGGGGATCCGTTCAGAAGAATGTGAAACAGCTACAGCAACACGTCGGGATGAAGCCTAGCATTGCTGATTGCTTGGATGGGCTACAACTTCTTTATGAGATGCACCAATCAGA TACTTTTTTCAGGTACCGTCTGAAATTGTCGGTCATATCAGCAATTTCAGCATTTGCTTTACAGCCTAG TGCAACTGATGATTTAGCTGCACTTCAGCAACTGTTGGATGATCAGCCTAACATCCCCAAAGAGGAAG TTTGGTGTGGTGATTACAAAGTTCGATTTCTTtga
- the LOC101262210 gene encoding uncharacterized protein At5g43822 isoform X5: MDVIIKKYQQRFRKVKEEMEKWNELQSRLLSQFNNASSIIQRLQILQDSKNYGALTCVEAIQEAVLLKQMNSLQNILLSMNETMEKFHVVVLSLDKMVRDGRQLIKGGSVQKNVKQLQQHVGMKPSIADCLDGLQLLYEMHQSEYRLKLSVISAISAFALQPSATDDLAALQQLLDDQPNIPKEEDMSMWQP; the protein is encoded by the exons ATGGACGTTATAATTAAAAAGTATCAGCAGAGATTCAGGAAAGTGAAGGAAGAGATGGAGAAGTGGAATGAGCTACAATCTCGATTACTATCTCAATTCAACAATGCTTCTTCCATCATTCAGAGGTTACAG ATTCTTCAGGATTCTAAGAACTATGGTGCTTTGACATGTGTTGAAGCCATTCAGGAAGCTGTCTTGCTGAAACAGATGAATTCTCTACAAAATATCTTGCTTTCAATGAATGAAACTAT GGAAAAGTTTCATGTGGTTGTGTTGTCGCTTGATAAGATGGTTCGTGATGGTAGACAGCTCATAAAAGGGGGATCCGTTCAGAAGAATGTGAAACAGCTACAGCAACACGTCGGGATGAAGCCTAGCATTGCTGATTGCTTGGATGGGCTACAACTTCTTTATGAGATGCACCAATCAGA GTACCGTCTGAAATTGTCGGTCATATCAGCAATTTCAGCATTTGCTTTACAGCCTAG TGCAACTGATGATTTAGCTGCACTTCAGCAACTGTTGGATGATCAGCCTAACATCCCCAAAGAGGAAG ACATGAGTATGTGGCAACCTTAA
- the LOC101262210 gene encoding uncharacterized protein At5g43822 isoform X4 — MDVIIKKYQQRFRKVKEEMEKWNELQSRLLSQFNNASSIIQRLQILQDSKNYGALTCVEAIQEAVLLKQMNSLQNILLSMNETMEKFHVVVLSLDKMVRDGRQLIKGGSVQKNVKQLQQHVGMKPSIADCLDGLQLLYEMHQSDTFFRYRLKLSVISAISAFALQPSATDDLAALQQLLDDQPNIPKEEDMSMWQP, encoded by the exons ATGGACGTTATAATTAAAAAGTATCAGCAGAGATTCAGGAAAGTGAAGGAAGAGATGGAGAAGTGGAATGAGCTACAATCTCGATTACTATCTCAATTCAACAATGCTTCTTCCATCATTCAGAGGTTACAG ATTCTTCAGGATTCTAAGAACTATGGTGCTTTGACATGTGTTGAAGCCATTCAGGAAGCTGTCTTGCTGAAACAGATGAATTCTCTACAAAATATCTTGCTTTCAATGAATGAAACTAT GGAAAAGTTTCATGTGGTTGTGTTGTCGCTTGATAAGATGGTTCGTGATGGTAGACAGCTCATAAAAGGGGGATCCGTTCAGAAGAATGTGAAACAGCTACAGCAACACGTCGGGATGAAGCCTAGCATTGCTGATTGCTTGGATGGGCTACAACTTCTTTATGAGATGCACCAATCAGA TACTTTTTTCAGGTACCGTCTGAAATTGTCGGTCATATCAGCAATTTCAGCATTTGCTTTACAGCCTAG TGCAACTGATGATTTAGCTGCACTTCAGCAACTGTTGGATGATCAGCCTAACATCCCCAAAGAGGAAG ACATGAGTATGTGGCAACCTTAA
- the LOC101262210 gene encoding uncharacterized protein At5g43822 isoform X3, whose translation MDVIIKKYQQRFRKVKEEMEKWNELQSRLLSQFNNASSIIQRLQILQDSKNYGALTCVEAIQEAVLLKQMNSLQNILLSMNETMEKFHVVVLSLDKMVRDGRQLIKGGSVQKNVKQLQQHVGMKPSIADCLDGLQLLYEMHQSEYRLKLSVISAISAFALQPSATDDLAALQQLLDDQPNIPKEEVQVIFEIIFAEEIA comes from the exons ATGGACGTTATAATTAAAAAGTATCAGCAGAGATTCAGGAAAGTGAAGGAAGAGATGGAGAAGTGGAATGAGCTACAATCTCGATTACTATCTCAATTCAACAATGCTTCTTCCATCATTCAGAGGTTACAG ATTCTTCAGGATTCTAAGAACTATGGTGCTTTGACATGTGTTGAAGCCATTCAGGAAGCTGTCTTGCTGAAACAGATGAATTCTCTACAAAATATCTTGCTTTCAATGAATGAAACTAT GGAAAAGTTTCATGTGGTTGTGTTGTCGCTTGATAAGATGGTTCGTGATGGTAGACAGCTCATAAAAGGGGGATCCGTTCAGAAGAATGTGAAACAGCTACAGCAACACGTCGGGATGAAGCCTAGCATTGCTGATTGCTTGGATGGGCTACAACTTCTTTATGAGATGCACCAATCAGA GTACCGTCTGAAATTGTCGGTCATATCAGCAATTTCAGCATTTGCTTTACAGCCTAG TGCAACTGATGATTTAGCTGCACTTCAGCAACTGTTGGATGATCAGCCTAACATCCCCAAAGAGGAAG TTCAagtcatttttgaaatcatatttgCTGAAGAGATAGCTTGA
- the LOC101262210 gene encoding uncharacterized protein At5g43822 isoform X1 codes for MDVIIKKYQQRFRKVKEEMEKWNELQSRLLSQFNNASSIIQRLQILQDSKNYGALTCVEAIQEAVLLKQMNSLQNILLSMNETMEKFHVVVLSLDKMVRDGRQLIKGGSVQKNVKQLQQHVGMKPSIADCLDGLQLLYEMHQSDTFFRYRLKLSVISAISAFALQPSATDDLAALQQLLDDQPNIPKEEVQVIFEIIFAEEIA; via the exons ATGGACGTTATAATTAAAAAGTATCAGCAGAGATTCAGGAAAGTGAAGGAAGAGATGGAGAAGTGGAATGAGCTACAATCTCGATTACTATCTCAATTCAACAATGCTTCTTCCATCATTCAGAGGTTACAG ATTCTTCAGGATTCTAAGAACTATGGTGCTTTGACATGTGTTGAAGCCATTCAGGAAGCTGTCTTGCTGAAACAGATGAATTCTCTACAAAATATCTTGCTTTCAATGAATGAAACTAT GGAAAAGTTTCATGTGGTTGTGTTGTCGCTTGATAAGATGGTTCGTGATGGTAGACAGCTCATAAAAGGGGGATCCGTTCAGAAGAATGTGAAACAGCTACAGCAACACGTCGGGATGAAGCCTAGCATTGCTGATTGCTTGGATGGGCTACAACTTCTTTATGAGATGCACCAATCAGA TACTTTTTTCAGGTACCGTCTGAAATTGTCGGTCATATCAGCAATTTCAGCATTTGCTTTACAGCCTAG TGCAACTGATGATTTAGCTGCACTTCAGCAACTGTTGGATGATCAGCCTAACATCCCCAAAGAGGAAG TTCAagtcatttttgaaatcatatttgCTGAAGAGATAGCTTGA